The DNA sequence GACGGACGCCGTCGTCCATGGCCTCGGCGTCACTCATCTGTGCGGTGTTCGTGGTGGTCATGCTCCGACACTACGGGGCAAGGGTGCGGGACCGCTCCCGCGCACCGGGCACAATGTCCCCATGCGCATCCACATCGCCGCGGACCACGCCGGATTCGAGCTCAAGGCGGTGCTCGTCGAGCACCTGCGGAAGGCGGGCCACGTGGTCGTCGACCACGGCGCCGAGACCTACGACGCCGAGGACGACTACCCCTCGTTCTGCTTCGCCGCCGGGGAGGCGGTCGCGAGCGAGACCGGCTCCCTGGGCATCGTGCTCGGCGGCTCAGGAAACGGCGAGCAGATCGCGGCGAACAAGGTGCCCGGAATCCGCGCCGCCCTCGCGTGGAACACCGACACGGCGCGGCTCGCCCGCGCCCACAACGACGCCAACGTCCTGGCGATCGGCGCGCGCCAGCACTCCCTCGACGACGCCGTGGGGCTGGTCGAGACGTTCGTCGCCGAGCCGTTCTCCGGCGAGCCCCGGCACCAGCGCCGCATCGACATGCTCACCGCGTACGAGGCGCTGCGCAGCCGGTAGCCCGGGGCTGGGCCGGAGCGCTCAGAACCCCCACCCGTTGGCGGGTGCGACCGGCCAGCCGAACGCGGTGGCGGCCGGCGCGAGCGCGGCGCCGTCGAGGACCTGCACCCGCCCGGCCGCGGCGAGCGCCGCCAGGGACGTCCCGCCGAGGTAGGCCGAGCCGAGGTCGGCGACGTCGAGGGCCAGGTGGGCCGGGGCCGTGGTGGCGGTGACCTCGGCGCCCGCCGTCCCGCCGCGCAGGTGCCAGTGGCCGGCGTTCGCCGGCACGAGGTCGTCCCGGATCTCGAGGACGACGTCGACGTCGGCC is a window from the Georgenia muralis genome containing:
- a CDS encoding ribose-5-phosphate isomerase, with product MRIHIAADHAGFELKAVLVEHLRKAGHVVVDHGAETYDAEDDYPSFCFAAGEAVASETGSLGIVLGGSGNGEQIAANKVPGIRAALAWNTDTARLARAHNDANVLAIGARQHSLDDAVGLVETFVAEPFSGEPRHQRRIDMLTAYEALRSR